From a single Loigolactobacillus coryniformis subsp. coryniformis KCTC 3167 = DSM 20001 genomic region:
- a CDS encoding PhoH family protein: protein MAEEQVVKVFRVSSPEQAVSLMGTQDKNLSLLEDGLKVTLNAFGNEIKITGSSEAASQAYAVLTNLLHLLGQGIAIGSEDVVSAIKMATRGTLDYFQDLYATELIKDRRGKPVRVKNFGQRQYVQAVQHNDVTFGIGPAGTGKTYLAVVMAVAALKSGSVEKIILTRPAVEAGESLGFLPGDLKEKVDPYLRPIYDALYDILGAEHTTRLMDRGVIEIAPLAYMRGRTLDNAFVILDEAQNTTPAQMKMFLTRLGFGSKMIVNGDATQIDLPRNANSGLVQAQRILQDIAHISFVSFSAADVVRHPVVASIIAAYDEQSRQA, encoded by the coding sequence GATGGGCACGCAAGATAAAAACCTGAGTTTGTTAGAAGATGGCTTGAAAGTCACCTTAAATGCGTTTGGTAATGAAATCAAAATTACTGGGTCTAGTGAAGCGGCTAGTCAGGCTTATGCAGTTTTGACTAATTTGCTCCATTTGCTAGGTCAAGGGATCGCCATCGGTAGTGAAGATGTTGTGAGTGCGATTAAAATGGCCACCCGAGGTACTTTAGACTATTTTCAGGATCTTTATGCCACTGAATTGATCAAAGATCGACGTGGCAAGCCGGTTCGGGTCAAAAACTTTGGTCAGCGTCAATACGTTCAGGCTGTCCAGCACAATGATGTGACCTTTGGTATTGGTCCGGCTGGTACTGGGAAAACTTATTTAGCAGTGGTCATGGCGGTTGCAGCGTTAAAAAGTGGTTCCGTGGAGAAAATCATTTTAACGCGACCTGCAGTGGAGGCTGGTGAAAGTCTTGGCTTTTTGCCAGGTGATCTAAAGGAAAAGGTTGACCCTTATTTGCGGCCAATCTATGATGCCTTGTACGATATTCTCGGTGCAGAGCATACCACGCGATTGATGGATCGAGGCGTGATTGAAATCGCACCACTGGCTTATATGCGTGGACGGACCTTAGATAATGCTTTTGTTATTTTGGATGAAGCGCAGAACACCACGCCAGCACAGATGAAAATGTTTTTGACGCGGCTGGGCTTTGGGTCCAAAATGATCGTCAATGGGGATGCGACGCAGATCGATTTGCCGCGCAATGCCAACAGCGGTCTGGTTCAGGCTCAACGCATCTTGCAAGATATTGCACATATTAGTTTTGTTAGCTTTAGTGCCGCTGATGTGGTTCGGCACCCAGTTGTAGCTAGCATTATTGCAGCTTATGATGAACAAAGTCGCCAAGCATAA